The sequence GTGTTCTGGATGCCAGGCGAGATTACATATAAAGAAATTTTGAGACAACCCGATATTTTTAAGTCGGTTTTGGCAAAGGCAAGAGATATAAAGAGCAAGTTTGACAGTTTAGTTGAAAAGGTACGGGCAGATGAGATATTCGTAACGGGCTGTGGTTCGTCTTATTATCTTGCACAGGTTATAGCTAGTTTGTTTAATCACTTTTTGAGGATTCCAACGAGGGCAATACCCTCTTCTGAGTTATTTTTATACCCTGATGATTATTTTACCAACTCTGGTACCATGGTGGTGGGCATGTCTCGTTCAGGCGATACAACTGAAACCGTCAAAGCGTTGGAGATGGCAAAAAACAAAGGATTACCTACTGTTGCATTGACTTGTTACGAGGATAGCACTATAGTCAAAAAAGCCGATTATGCTTTCATATCAGAAGAGGCTAAAGAAGAGAGCGTGGTCATGACTGGGTCTTTTTCCAGCATGTTATTGATCTCTTATTTAATGGTCGCTGATGATGCTAATATCATAAAGCTTCCGGAATTAGCTAAGGCATATGTAGAGAAGTTTGAGGATATTGCAAGGAAAATCATTCAAGATAATTTAATTAAGACCTTTGTGTACTTGGGTTCAGGCCCTTATTATGGTCTTGCCAATGAATCCATGTTAAAGGTAAAGGAGATGTCTATAAGTAATTCAGAAGGATATCATACCCTGGAATTCAGGCACGGACCCAAATCAATAGTCGATAATAATATGCTGGTTACGGCTTTTATATCCGATACTGCCACGGATTATGAGCTAAAACTCTTGAAAGAAATTA is a genomic window of Caldanaerobius fijiensis DSM 17918 containing:
- a CDS encoding SIS domain-containing protein produces the protein MPGEITYKEILRQPDIFKSVLAKARDIKSKFDSLVEKVRADEIFVTGCGSSYYLAQVIASLFNHFLRIPTRAIPSSELFLYPDDYFTNSGTMVVGMSRSGDTTETVKALEMAKNKGLPTVALTCYEDSTIVKKADYAFISEEAKEESVVMTGSFSSMLLISYLMVADDANIIKLPELAKAYVEKFEDIARKIIQDNLIKTFVYLGSGPYYGLANESMLKVKEMSISNSEGYHTLEFRHGPKSIVDNNMLVTAFISDTATDYELKLLKEIKGYGAVTCAIGIGLTDEHADYPIAISKELDQWARLPLCIMLSQFIAYYNAVKKGINCDRPQHLDQVVKL